The DNA window CGCGCCCGCTTGCGCGCACCGTGACCTTCGGTTTCGGCGGCGGGGCCAAGGTCCCTGCAGTGCGGAGCGGGCGGTTCCTGTTCACGCTCCCGCTGGCGTTTTCGCGCAACCTGCGGACGTTCGTGCGCCCGGCCGGCGTCGTCGCTAATGCGCAGCCTGCAGTCAAGGGGGACTCCGGGGGCCCAGTGCTTGTCGACGCCCACCTGGTCGGCACCCAATCCCTCATCCTCGACCCCTTCCGCACCAACCTGCGGCTGGCCACGATTTCCCTGCTTACTGAGGAAGTACGGGAGGCAATCAGCTAGTTGCCCAGGGCGACGACGCCGCGTCGGATCGCGTCAATCGCCTTGTTCGCCGAGGTGCGAATCTCATCGCTGTAGCCGGTCTTCTTCACCTGCTCGAGCAGGTCAATGACTTGTCGGCACCAGCGCACGAAGTCGCCCGGGGTCAGCTCCGCGCCGCATTCGGCGGCGGCCGCGAGCGCGTAGCCAAGCGGGGCACCTGCGGTCCACTGGTGCAGTGAGAGCGCGAAGGCGGGATCGGGCAGGCGGGTGGCCGGCAGCTGGTGGCGCTGCTCGTCGGAGGTCAGCTCGCCATAGATGCGCATGGTCTCCCCCATTGCCTCTGCCATCGCCTCAGTTGCCGCTTCCGGCGTGCCGTGGGTGGTCTTGCGGTTTTCAAAGACGACCATGGACGCAACACCGGCGAGCTCGGCGGGATCGAGCTCATCCCAGATGCCGCGCTTGAGGCACTGGGCGACGAGCAGGTCGGACACATTGTGGATGCGGGCGAGGCGTTCGCCCTCCTCGCTCACGGCAGGCTCGCCCTCGCGCAGCTCGACGTAGTCGAGTTCAGTGAGCAGGCCGATGATGCGCTCGAAGGTGCGGCCGAGCGAATCAGTAGAGCGATCGACGCTGCGGGTAAGCGCGGCGAGCTTGCGCTCGTCGCGGACGAGCTCCTCACCGACCCGGGCCAAAAGCTCGCGATCGTGCGCGGGCCAGGCATGCACCGGGTGGTTGTGCACAGCCTCGCGCAGCGCCGTGACCTTCTTCGTCGGGCGCACCCGCGCCTTCTCCCGCAGCTTGCGCGGCGCGTGCAGGTTGCCGCTGTGAAGCTGGCTGACCACCTTGCGGGTGTGCTTGCGCGGCTGATCCTGCACGTGCCGCGGCACCTTGATCTGGCCCACGACCACGGGTGGGTTACGGAAGGAGGCGGCGTCGATGCGGCCCGACCAGCCGCGCTCGGTGGTCACCCACGGGCGCGGATCGCGCCGCTTGCCAGCGACCTGGACGACGGCGGCCAACTCCGGCTTCTTCTTCCCCGGCAGTGCGATGACCTCGCCCACGCGCAACCGCCCCAGGATCGTCTCGGTTTCCTGCTGGCGGTTTTCTCTCGCGTGGCGGCGGGCCTCCTTTTCTGCCTCGCTCAGATCGCGGCGCAGGCCCAAGTACTCCACTAGGTCTGCAGCCGGGTCATCCCCGGGTGGGGCGAATTTGGCCACGTCCGCGTGCAGCTTCTCGCGCTGGCGGCGTACCTTCGTCCGCAGACGGTCGATATCGCGCACCTCGCCCACCACCGAGCGGTTAGTTTGGAACTGTGCGAAAGACTGCTCGATCAACCGGATCGAGTCCTCGTAGCCGTTCATGCCCAGCATGTTGATCGCCATGTTGTAGCCGGGCTGGAACTGTGAGATCAGCGGGTAGGTTCGCGTCGAGGCAAGGCCCGCGACCTCGCGGGGATCCATCGCAGGTGCCCACTGCACCACGGCGTTGCCGATGTGGTCAATGCCGCGGCGCCCGGCACGGCCTGTAAGTTGCGTGTACTGGCCCGGGGTGAGATCCACGTGCGCCTCGCCGTTGAACTTCACCAGCTTCTCCAACACGACGGTACGTGCCGGCATGTTGATCCCAAGCGCCAGCGTCTCAGTAGCGAAGACCACCTTGACCAGACCTCGGACGAACAGTTGCTCCACGATGTGCTTAAATGCCGGGAGCAGGCCCGCGTGGTGGGCAGCGTAGCCGCGCAGCCAAGCGGTGCGCAGCTGGCGGTAGTTGAGCACGTCGAGGTCCTCGTCGGGGATGCCCTCTACGCCGGCGTCGATAATCGCCCTGGCCTCGTCTTGCTCCTCGGGCGTGGTGAGCTCCTTGCGCGAGCGCAGGCACTGGAACAGTGCCCCATCGCAGCCGGCGCGGGAGAAGATGAACACGATGGCAGGCAGCATGTCGCGCCCGCCGAGTGCGGCCACGACTTGGGGCCTGCCCACCGGCTTGATCTTGTCCTGGCCGCGCATGCGCCCGCTGCGGCTGCCCTTTGCGCGCGAGCGGAAGCCGCGGCCTGATTCGAAGTCCGCACGGCCCACGTCGTGCGTGCCGGCCTCGATGCGCTCGATGGCGCGCAGCAGCGAGGTGTTGACCTTGCCGCCCTCCCCCGTGCCGGGTTCGAAGAGCGGGAAGACCTTGCGGCCAACCATCATGTACTGGCTCAACGGCACCGGGCGGTGCTCCGAGACGACGATGGTGGTGTCGCCGCGCACGGCGTCGAGCCACTCGCCGAATTCCTCCGAGTTGGAGACGGTGGCCGAGAGGCCGATGAGGCTGACAGACTCGTCGAGGTTGAGGATGATTTCCTCCCACACCGCGCCGCGGTCGCGGTCGGCTAGGTAGTGGATCTCGTCCATCACCACGTGCGAGAGGCGGTGCAGCTGGCCGGAATTGGCGTAGATCATGTTGCGCAGCACCTCGGTGGTCATCACGACGATCTCCGCGCTGCCGTTAATCGAGGTGTCTCCCGTGAGCAGGCCGACCGCGTTTTCGCCGTGCTCGGCGACGAGGTCGTGGTACTTCTGATTGCTCAGCGCCTTAATCGGCGTGGTGTAGAAGCACTTCGTGCCTTGCTGCAGCGCGAGTGCGACGGCGAACTCTCCCACGATGGTCTTGCCGGAGCCAGTCGGCGCGCACACCAACACGCCGTGGCCGCGCTCGATATCGGCGCACGCTTGTACCTGGAACTCGTCGAGGGGGAAAGGACGCGCGGCGCGAAACTCCGCGAGGAACTCGAGCTGTTCGATTGGCGTCTGCTCCGGCTGTTCCCCCTCGGCACCAAACGCTTCCGGGGTGTACTCGTCATCGGGCAGAGACTGCGAAGAAGAAGCGTGGGAAACCATGCCCCTTAGAGTACGTCGTCGAAGGGATCCTTGTCCGCAAAGGACCGCGGCTGCGCCTTCGGCTGGGGAGTCGTTTGCGGTGCGTTGCCGACGTTGGAAGCGCGTACCGGGGCGCTCGGTCCAACTGGCGTGGCGGCCCCGATCGCACCCGAG is part of the Corynebacterium imitans genome and encodes:
- a CDS encoding S1 family peptidase; this translates as MTSPTFPELLARCSVGARYCSGIFVASDTVLTCAHFLRPEDEANPGAITVRVAGARYRARGVRRFVGTDIALLRVDAARVGPFPKLGPPPRPLARTVTFGFGGGAKVPAVRSGRFLFTLPLAFSRNLRTFVRPAGVVANAQPAVKGDSGGPVLVDAHLVGTQSLILDPFRTNLRLATISLLTEEVREAIS
- a CDS encoding DEAD/DEAH box helicase, which gives rise to MVSHASSSQSLPDDEYTPEAFGAEGEQPEQTPIEQLEFLAEFRAARPFPLDEFQVQACADIERGHGVLVCAPTGSGKTIVGEFAVALALQQGTKCFYTTPIKALSNQKYHDLVAEHGENAVGLLTGDTSINGSAEIVVMTTEVLRNMIYANSGQLHRLSHVVMDEIHYLADRDRGAVWEEIILNLDESVSLIGLSATVSNSEEFGEWLDAVRGDTTIVVSEHRPVPLSQYMMVGRKVFPLFEPGTGEGGKVNTSLLRAIERIEAGTHDVGRADFESGRGFRSRAKGSRSGRMRGQDKIKPVGRPQVVAALGGRDMLPAIVFIFSRAGCDGALFQCLRSRKELTTPEEQDEARAIIDAGVEGIPDEDLDVLNYRQLRTAWLRGYAAHHAGLLPAFKHIVEQLFVRGLVKVVFATETLALGINMPARTVVLEKLVKFNGEAHVDLTPGQYTQLTGRAGRRGIDHIGNAVVQWAPAMDPREVAGLASTRTYPLISQFQPGYNMAINMLGMNGYEDSIRLIEQSFAQFQTNRSVVGEVRDIDRLRTKVRRQREKLHADVAKFAPPGDDPAADLVEYLGLRRDLSEAEKEARRHARENRQQETETILGRLRVGEVIALPGKKKPELAAVVQVAGKRRDPRPWVTTERGWSGRIDAASFRNPPVVVGQIKVPRHVQDQPRKHTRKVVSQLHSGNLHAPRKLREKARVRPTKKVTALREAVHNHPVHAWPAHDRELLARVGEELVRDERKLAALTRSVDRSTDSLGRTFERIIGLLTELDYVELREGEPAVSEEGERLARIHNVSDLLVAQCLKRGIWDELDPAELAGVASMVVFENRKTTHGTPEAATEAMAEAMGETMRIYGELTSDEQRHQLPATRLPDPAFALSLHQWTAGAPLGYALAAAAECGAELTPGDFVRWCRQVIDLLEQVKKTGYSDEIRTSANKAIDAIRRGVVALGN